The genomic DNA AATTTAGTATTGTATTGACCCCCACCATTCCTGTTCCCACGAAATGGTTTCCTCCGCTCGACGGCACGAGCACCCTTTGCTTGGCGTCGGCTGGAGGTCAACAAGCTCCCGTCCTGGCAGCCGCCGGGGCAGACGTGACCGTACTCGACAACTCTCCGAATCAGTTGGGACAGGATCAATTGGTCGCTGAACGAGAAGGTTTGGAAATTAAGCTAGTCCAAGGCAATATGGCCGACCTTTCGTGCTTTAGATCAGAATCATTCGACCTTGTCTTTCATCCTTGCTCGAACGTTTTCACGCCGAACATTCTACCCGTATGGAAAGAATGTTATCGGGTACTGCGAAAAGGCGGCATCTTGCTGGCTGGTTTCACGAATCCAGTTCGCTACCTCTTCGATGACGAAAGGAAAGAGAACGGAAATCTTGAGGTCCGTTACTCGCTTCCGTACTCCGATCTTGATCACCAAGACGAAGCCCATGTCGAAGCTTTGATTCGGTCCGGATCGCCATTGGAGTTTGGTCACACCCTCGATGATCAGATCGGCGGCCAACTTGAAGCAGGTTTCATGCTGACTGGGTTCTATGAGGATCGCTACGATGATTCCGATTCGGATCCACTTTCACGTTTTATGAACACGTTCATCGCGACACGAGCTATCAAGCCAAGCGGATTTGTTGCAGCGTAACCGATACGGTTTC from Roseiconus lacunae includes the following:
- a CDS encoding class I SAM-dependent methyltransferase, whose protein sequence is MRINDVLNYNRESWDKAVQDGNRWTQPVDSDVIARAKNGEFSIVLTPTIPVPTKWFPPLDGTSTLCLASAGGQQAPVLAAAGADVTVLDNSPNQLGQDQLVAEREGLEIKLVQGNMADLSCFRSESFDLVFHPCSNVFTPNILPVWKECYRVLRKGGILLAGFTNPVRYLFDDERKENGNLEVRYSLPYSDLDHQDEAHVEALIRSGSPLEFGHTLDDQIGGQLEAGFMLTGFYEDRYDDSDSDPLSRFMNTFIATRAIKPSGFVAA